A region from the Aegilops tauschii subsp. strangulata cultivar AL8/78 chromosome 5, Aet v6.0, whole genome shotgun sequence genome encodes:
- the LOC141022835 gene encoding uncharacterized protein — translation MGVFRDCLETCELRDLGFSSLPYTYNNGQDGNRNVQVLLDRACVDEALRDLFPAARVVHLATFCSDHSPLLVNLEGVQEQRRRPSASRYEIMWERDFKLPTVIPEAWAKHRPAGNLGSVALSLKEVMKDLRQWSKATFGNVVKEIESLRGKLADL, via the coding sequence ATGGGAGTGTTCAGGGACTGCTTGGAGACTTGCGAGCTGCGGGACCTAGGGTTTTCTAGCCTCCCCTACACATACAATAACGGTCAGGATGGGAATCGCAATGTTCAGGTGCTCCTGGATAGGGCGTGTGTGGATGAGGCGTTGCGGGATCTCTTCCCCGCGGCACGGGTTGTGCACTTAGCTACCTTCTGCTCGGACCACAGCCCGCTTTTGGTCAACCTAGAAGGGGTGCAGGAGCAGAGGCGCAGGCCATCTGCGTCACGTTATGAGATCATGTGGGAGCGGGACTTCAAGCTCCCCACGGTCATCCCTGAGGCCTGGGCGAAGCATCGCCCAGCTGGCAACTTGGGATCAGTGGCCCTCTCATTGAAAGAAGTTATGAAAGATTTGAGGCAATGGAGCAAAGCTACCTTTGGGAATGTTGTGAAAGAGATAGAAAGTTTGCGAGGTAAGCTAGCAGATCTCTAG